The following are encoded together in the Prionailurus viverrinus isolate Anna chromosome B3, UM_Priviv_1.0, whole genome shotgun sequence genome:
- the DIO3 gene encoding thyroxine 5-deiodinase, translated as MPRRAAPRSLVGEGRGSQGASGAAATMLRSLLLHSLRLCAQTASCLVLFPRFLGTAFMLWLLDFLCIRKHFLGRRRRRRRGQPEPAAELDSDGEEVPPDDPPVCVSDDNRLCTLASLKAVWHGQKLDFFKQAHEGGPAPNSEVVLPNGFQNQHILDYARGNRPLVLNFGSCTUPPFMARMSAFQRLVTKYQRDVDFLIIYIEEAHPSDGWVTTDSPYSIPQHRSLEDRVSAAEVLRQGAPSCSLVLDTMANSSSSAYGAYFERLYVVQNGTIMYQGGRGPDGYQVSELRTWLERYDAQLRGGQPRRV; from the coding sequence ATGCCTCGCCGGGCCGCCCCGCGGTCGCTGGTGGGGGAAGGCCGCGGGTCCCAGGGGGCTTCGGGGGCGGCAGCCACCATGCTCCGCTCCCTGCTGCTTCACTCCCTGCGGCTGTGCGCCCAGACGGCCTCGTGCCTCGTGCTCTTCCCACGCTTCCTAGGCACGGCCTTCATGCTCTGGCTCCTCGACTTCCTGTGCATCCGCAAGCATTTCctgggccgccgccgccgccgccgccggggtcAGCCCGAACCCGCCGCTGAGCTTGACAGCGACGGCGAGGAGGTGCCCCCCGACGACCCGCCGGTCTGCGTGTCCGACGACAACCGCCTGTGCACCCTGGCGTCGCTGAAGGCCGTGTGGCACGGCCAGAAGTTGGATTTCTTCAAGCAGGCTCACGAGGGCGGCCCGGCGCCCAACTCGGAGGTGGTCCTGCCCAACGGCTTCCAGAACCAGCACATCCTGGACTACGCCAGGGGAAACCGCCCGCTGGTTCTCAATTTCGGCAGCTGCACCTGACCACCGTTCATGGCGCGCATGAGCGCCTTCCAGCGCCTGGTCACCAAGTACCAGCGCGACGTCGACTTCCTCATCATCTACATCGAGGAGGCTCACCCGTCGGACGGCTGGGTCACCACAGACTCGCCCTACAGCATCCCGCAGCACCGAAGCCTGGAGGACCGGGTCAGCGCGGCGGAGGTACTGCGGCAAGGCGCGCCCAGCTGCTCTCTCGTCCTCGACACCATGGCCAACTCCAGCAGCTCGGCCTACGGGGCCTACTTCGAGCGCCTCTACGTAGTCCAGAATGGCACCATCATGTACCAGGGCGGCCGTGGCCCCGACGGCTACCAGGTGTCCGAGCTGCGCACCTGGCTGGAGCGCTATGATGCGCAGCTGCGAGGCGGCCAGCCGCGTCGAGTATAA